A region of Natribaculum luteum DNA encodes the following proteins:
- a CDS encoding thioredoxin family protein: MLLVTALGIGYYSMNAAPVLSDESHTYHGDTAWKTDVEEARQVAAEENKPLLIYFWTTWCTYCENYNSNAYTDPTVLDRLDDFVLLAINLDDGSPEARELQQRYNANYPPQHVAITPDGEVLIEINGYAETDSFVAYLDEARSEWEER; encoded by the coding sequence ATGCTTCTCGTTACAGCCCTCGGAATCGGCTACTACTCGATGAACGCCGCGCCAGTCTTGAGCGACGAATCACACACCTACCACGGAGACACTGCGTGGAAGACGGACGTAGAGGAGGCTCGACAGGTCGCCGCCGAGGAGAACAAGCCGCTTCTCATCTACTTCTGGACGACGTGGTGTACCTACTGTGAGAATTACAACAGCAACGCGTACACCGATCCGACGGTTCTCGATCGACTCGACGACTTCGTCCTCCTCGCGATCAACCTCGACGACGGGAGCCCGGAAGCGCGCGAACTCCAGCAACGGTACAACGCGAACTATCCACCACAGCACGTCGCGATTACGCCCGACGGTGAGGTGCTGATCGAGATCAACGGCTACGCCGAAACCGACTCGTTCGTCGCGTACCTCGACGAGGCCAGATCGGAGTGGGAGGAACGATGA
- a CDS encoding cytochrome c biogenesis protein has protein sequence MRALSRRLGSLIALLHRVMWSRVVRWGAFVSGLVSLTLVFGFASRTMYGIEHGINLIAYWHIPLAFLTAFALSTTFVGSVLYLKYEGRFWNRLAHSGGELGFLFATLTLITGSMWGRIVWNSWWEWSDVRLVTFLMVWFIYAGYLVVYASTERGSDERFAAVYGTVAFVTVPITYTAGRLWTPTFHEPTIANSGVSANIDPLTLVVSLIALGLLYVYLMAVRIRLHELEDRVVFQKGEVA, from the coding sequence ATGCGTGCACTCTCGAGACGTCTCGGCTCTCTAATTGCCCTGCTTCACCGCGTCATGTGGAGTCGGGTCGTGCGGTGGGGAGCGTTCGTCTCCGGACTGGTATCGCTCACTCTCGTCTTCGGCTTTGCCTCGCGGACGATGTACGGCATCGAACACGGAATCAATCTCATCGCCTACTGGCACATCCCGCTCGCGTTTCTCACGGCGTTTGCCCTCTCGACGACGTTCGTCGGGAGCGTCCTCTATCTCAAGTACGAGGGGCGCTTCTGGAACCGACTCGCCCACAGCGGCGGCGAACTCGGCTTCCTGTTCGCGACGCTGACGCTCATCACCGGAAGCATGTGGGGCCGGATCGTCTGGAACTCCTGGTGGGAGTGGAGCGACGTGCGACTCGTGACGTTTCTCATGGTGTGGTTCATCTACGCGGGCTATCTCGTCGTGTACGCCTCGACCGAACGGGGCAGCGACGAGCGATTCGCGGCGGTCTACGGGACGGTCGCGTTCGTCACCGTTCCGATCACCTACACCGCCGGCCGCCTGTGGACGCCGACGTTCCACGAACCGACGATCGCCAACTCCGGCGTGAGCGCGAACATCGACCCGCTGACGCTGGTCGTGTCGCTTATTGCGCTCGGGTTGCTCTACGTCTACTTGATGGCAGTTCGCATCCGACTCCACGAACTCGAGGATCGAGTCGTCTTCCAGAAGGGGGAGGTGGCCTGA
- a CDS encoding MmgE/PrpD family protein yields MTSTFELASFVQETDYDDLSDDVRDALKRRVLDSVGIAIAAEVAEPPEVVFRTVSDLEADGPCTLWGRDAGASPVGAATHNTALVRYLDYMDSFLAPGETPHPSDNLGSILAAGEYADRSGAQLLAGLAIAYEIQGELAWNAPVRERGFDHVTHTVVSAAAGAAKLLGLDREQTRNAIAIAGTGHNALRVTRTEGINEWKGVASANAARNAVYAAMLAKNGMEGPRNLFEGQKGWKDVISGPFELELSPGERVHDVMTKRYVAETYAQSAVEGVIELAESEAIDPDAVAQIRLETFAGAKLIIGGGEGSRYEVDSRAQADHSLPYMLAVALIDRELGFEQYEPERIRADDVQQLLRTVEVTEDPELTDRFESGEMPAVIDVTMDDGTTFRIEKDAFHGHPRNPIGWADLEEKFDRTAGEYLDETRRDEIVETIRTLEEHDVADLTELLA; encoded by the coding sequence ATGACGTCGACGTTCGAACTCGCCTCGTTCGTCCAGGAAACCGACTACGACGACCTCTCGGACGACGTCCGCGACGCGCTGAAACGACGGGTACTCGACTCGGTCGGGATCGCGATCGCCGCCGAGGTCGCCGAGCCGCCCGAGGTCGTCTTTCGAACGGTGTCCGACCTCGAGGCGGACGGCCCCTGTACGCTGTGGGGACGAGACGCGGGAGCGTCGCCGGTCGGCGCGGCGACGCACAACACCGCCCTCGTGCGGTACCTCGACTACATGGACTCGTTTCTCGCGCCCGGCGAGACGCCCCATCCCAGCGACAACCTCGGGTCTATCCTCGCCGCCGGGGAGTACGCCGACCGCTCCGGCGCGCAACTGCTCGCGGGACTCGCGATCGCCTACGAGATCCAGGGTGAACTCGCCTGGAACGCGCCGGTTCGCGAGCGGGGCTTCGACCACGTCACTCACACCGTCGTCTCCGCCGCCGCGGGAGCGGCGAAACTCCTCGGACTCGACCGCGAGCAGACGCGAAACGCGATCGCCATCGCGGGGACGGGTCACAACGCCCTGCGCGTGACCCGGACCGAAGGGATCAACGAGTGGAAGGGTGTCGCGTCGGCCAACGCGGCGCGAAACGCCGTCTACGCGGCGATGCTCGCGAAAAACGGGATGGAGGGGCCGCGAAACCTCTTCGAGGGACAGAAGGGGTGGAAAGACGTGATCTCGGGACCGTTCGAACTCGAGTTGTCACCCGGCGAGCGCGTCCACGACGTGATGACCAAACGGTACGTCGCGGAGACCTACGCGCAGTCGGCCGTCGAGGGCGTCATCGAACTCGCCGAGAGCGAGGCCATCGATCCGGACGCCGTCGCCCAGATCCGCCTCGAGACGTTCGCTGGGGCGAAACTCATCATCGGCGGCGGCGAGGGGAGCCGTTACGAGGTCGACAGTCGAGCGCAGGCCGACCACTCGCTCCCCTACATGCTCGCGGTGGCGCTGATCGACCGCGAACTCGGCTTCGAGCAGTACGAACCAGAACGAATTCGCGCCGACGACGTCCAGCAGTTGCTCCGGACCGTCGAAGTGACCGAGGATCCGGAACTCACCGACCGCTTCGAGTCGGGCGAGATGCCCGCGGTCATCGACGTGACGATGGACGACGGGACCACGTTCCGCATCGAGAAAGATGCGTTCCACGGCCACCCGCGCAATCCGATCGGATGGGCGGACCTCGAGGAGAAGTTCGATCGAACCGCAGGCGAGTACCTGGACGAGACGCGACGCGACGAGATCGTCGAGACGATCAGGACGCTCGAAGAGCACGACGTGGCGGACCTGACGGAACTCCTCGCCTGA
- a CDS encoding MFS transporter — translation MNRTSLPARPSLLTLRRLGRFDALFLTASIWFLAKFLRYAFPPLFEPLQATYGVSNTVLGTAFTGLMLVYAVMQFPSGLLADRLGSVTVIVAGVLVATLAAFAVVFESPFPVLVGAMLVMGAGTGAHKTVAVRLLSRAYPARTGRALGILDTFGAFGGVAAPAAVVFFSSTPLLFDAGWRALFFVAGLVGIALAVAFAIWVPKRLPDETTGAPGVDAAADTDFRRYLELFREWRFTVFVAATVLFSFTYNGFVAFAPLYLTQAAELAPATASLLYSALFAASLVQVATGELGDRIGTLPVIVFTLGLASVALAALVSLTDTGNPLVFGVALVAVGLGSHGFRPVRGAYLMSAVPPSIAGGSLGIVRTLLMGAGAIAPAIVGYLSETVGFRPAFWLLATSVAGATVLAAALLLTDRS, via the coding sequence GTGAATCGAACGTCGCTTCCTGCTCGACCGTCACTGTTGACGCTTCGTCGACTCGGTCGATTCGACGCCCTGTTTCTGACGGCGTCGATCTGGTTTCTCGCGAAGTTCCTCCGCTACGCCTTTCCACCGCTTTTCGAACCGCTGCAGGCGACCTACGGCGTCTCGAACACCGTCCTCGGGACGGCGTTTACCGGCCTCATGCTCGTCTACGCGGTGATGCAGTTTCCGTCCGGACTGCTCGCGGATCGACTCGGATCGGTCACGGTGATCGTCGCTGGCGTGCTCGTCGCGACCCTGGCCGCGTTCGCCGTCGTGTTCGAGTCGCCGTTTCCGGTCCTCGTCGGTGCGATGCTCGTCATGGGTGCTGGAACGGGCGCACACAAGACCGTCGCCGTCCGCCTCCTCTCGCGTGCCTACCCCGCGCGAACGGGACGTGCACTCGGTATTCTCGACACGTTCGGCGCGTTCGGTGGCGTCGCCGCCCCCGCCGCAGTCGTCTTCTTCTCGAGTACCCCGTTGCTGTTCGACGCGGGCTGGCGAGCCCTGTTCTTCGTCGCCGGACTTGTCGGAATCGCGCTGGCGGTGGCGTTTGCCATCTGGGTCCCGAAACGGTTGCCCGACGAAACGACTGGAGCGCCGGGCGTCGACGCGGCGGCCGACACGGACTTCCGACGGTATCTCGAGTTGTTCCGCGAGTGGCGGTTCACCGTCTTCGTCGCCGCCACGGTGCTGTTCTCGTTTACCTACAACGGGTTCGTCGCGTTCGCGCCGCTGTATCTCACGCAAGCGGCGGAACTCGCCCCCGCAACCGCGAGTCTGCTCTACAGCGCGCTGTTCGCGGCGAGTCTCGTCCAGGTCGCGACCGGCGAACTGGGCGATCGGATCGGAACGTTGCCGGTCATCGTTTTCACGCTCGGACTGGCGTCGGTGGCGCTCGCTGCGCTCGTGTCGCTGACGGATACCGGGAATCCGCTGGTGTTCGGCGTCGCCCTCGTCGCGGTCGGCCTCGGCTCTCACGGCTTCCGGCCGGTCCGCGGCGCATACCTGATGTCGGCCGTCCCGCCATCTATCGCGGGCGGCAGCCTCGGCATCGTTCGGACGCTGTTGATGGGCGCGGGTGCCATCGCCCCGGCGATCGTCGGCTACCTCTCGGAGACCGTCGGCTTCCGGCCGGCGTTCTGGTTGCTCGCGACATCGGTCGCCGGGGCGACCGTCCTGGCCGCTGCGCTCTTGCTTACCGACCGATCCTGA
- a CDS encoding c-type cytochrome, whose translation MEDDDGASAGGPVEAPEQWPDRNVLDGDLRQNESKDQMVYRNATAGDEIKFVPKAMNNSTLPENENERELVIYGRELMENTSAEMPDHVGNELSCGSCHGGSDRDMSQGLPGQDITMIPLVGTHADLPEWTNRRDRMRDTRQRLMGCFDRSMNSQDSENGTPAYDSREMQAMEAYMQWLSEGVPVKGQPYWSHLNKAEGEERVPVQEVNPVRGAELYLQNCASCHGADGQGVEGQGTALWGPDSFNDGAGMGRIYTSSAFIREAMPYGAPHTVSDWRDVQDIAGFMNGHDRPEFVGKEKDWPVTGPPEEAVYYERNQEELGYEMNPMKKKLELAGIPTGTEELSEDDIPDDVDRYDQPLREESI comes from the coding sequence ATGGAAGACGACGACGGTGCTAGCGCTGGTGGGCCGGTCGAGGCCCCGGAGCAGTGGCCGGATCGTAACGTGTTAGACGGTGATCTCCGCCAGAACGAGTCGAAAGACCAGATGGTCTACCGGAACGCGACGGCCGGTGACGAGATCAAGTTCGTTCCCAAGGCGATGAACAATTCGACGCTCCCCGAGAACGAGAACGAACGGGAGCTGGTCATCTACGGGCGCGAACTCATGGAGAACACGTCCGCGGAGATGCCCGACCACGTCGGCAACGAACTGTCCTGTGGGAGCTGCCACGGCGGCAGCGACCGGGACATGTCCCAGGGTCTGCCCGGACAGGACATCACCATGATCCCGCTCGTCGGGACGCACGCCGACCTGCCGGAGTGGACCAACCGGCGCGATCGGATGCGCGACACCCGTCAGCGACTGATGGGATGTTTCGACCGGAGTATGAACTCCCAGGACTCCGAGAACGGAACGCCGGCCTACGACAGTCGCGAAATGCAGGCCATGGAGGCCTACATGCAGTGGCTGAGCGAGGGCGTTCCGGTGAAAGGCCAGCCCTACTGGTCGCACCTGAACAAGGCAGAAGGTGAGGAACGCGTCCCGGTCCAAGAGGTCAACCCCGTCCGTGGCGCGGAACTCTACCTCCAGAACTGCGCCTCCTGTCACGGTGCGGACGGCCAGGGCGTCGAGGGCCAGGGTACGGCACTCTGGGGTCCTGACTCCTTCAACGACGGTGCCGGTATGGGTCGCATCTACACGTCGTCTGCGTTCATCCGCGAGGCGATGCCGTACGGTGCTCCCCACACGGTGTCCGACTGGCGCGACGTCCAGGACATCGCCGGCTTCATGAACGGCCACGACCGCCCCGAGTTCGTCGGCAAAGAAAAAGACTGGCCGGTCACCGGTCCGCCGGAGGAAGCAGTCTACTACGAGCGAAACCAGGAAGAACTCGGGTACGAGATGAACCCGATGAAGAAGAAACTCGAGTTGGCCGGGATCCCGACTGGAACCGAGGAACTCAGTGAGGACGACATTCCGGACGACGTCGACCGCTACGACCAGCCGCTCCGTGAGGAGTCGATCTAG
- a CDS encoding CcmD family protein yields the protein MEPLLLAGYGSIFVALFAYLLYMQRQLGRLERQLRDLQ from the coding sequence ATGGAGCCGCTCCTTCTTGCCGGATACGGCTCGATCTTCGTTGCACTGTTCGCTTACCTGCTGTACATGCAGCGTCAACTCGGACGACTCGAGCGGCAACTGCGCGACCTGCAATAA
- a CDS encoding class I SAM-dependent methyltransferase: protein MGFHTFPIDRADNLEDPSRYRFCSREELLSLLDPGSDYAVADLGSGTGFFTDDVAPFVGTAYAVDVQAEMHDFYREKDAPENVEFVTADVSSLPFDDDHLDGAYSVVTHHEYATDDAMSELARVLRPGARLVTVDWSGDGTGDDGPSLDERFGLGETVDQLERAGFTVVSARNRPETFAVVARR from the coding sequence ATGGGATTCCACACGTTCCCGATCGACCGGGCCGACAACCTCGAGGACCCGTCTCGATACCGCTTTTGCTCGCGAGAGGAACTGCTCTCGCTGCTCGATCCGGGATCCGACTACGCCGTCGCCGACCTCGGTTCCGGAACGGGATTCTTCACCGACGACGTGGCACCGTTCGTCGGAACGGCCTACGCCGTCGACGTCCAGGCGGAGATGCACGATTTCTACCGCGAGAAAGACGCCCCCGAGAACGTCGAGTTCGTGACGGCCGACGTCTCCTCGCTGCCGTTCGACGACGATCACCTCGACGGCGCGTACTCGGTCGTGACCCACCACGAGTACGCGACCGACGACGCCATGTCGGAACTCGCACGGGTCCTCCGACCGGGTGCGCGACTCGTCACCGTCGACTGGTCCGGCGACGGCACCGGCGACGACGGTCCGTCGCTCGACGAACGGTTCGGCCTCGGGGAGACCGTCGACCAGCTCGAGCGAGCCGGATTCACCGTCGTCTCCGCCCGGAATCGACCCGAAACGTTTGCCGTCGTCGCTCGACGATAA
- a CDS encoding GNAT family N-acetyltransferase, whose protein sequence is MRYRETTRDDVAAIERIARASWEADYPDILSRETAADEAVDEWYGSDAIERELNAPGSILLVAEADDGDDGPVAFAHAVVTGGEATILRLYVHPEARREGIGKELLGRTIREASDRAADRIRAMVLAENDLGDAFYRTAGFESVETGETVIGGERYEETTYELRDWDVEG, encoded by the coding sequence ATGCGATACCGTGAGACAACTCGAGACGACGTCGCGGCGATCGAACGGATCGCCCGCGCGTCGTGGGAGGCCGACTACCCCGACATTCTGAGCCGGGAGACGGCCGCCGACGAGGCAGTCGACGAGTGGTACGGTAGCGACGCGATCGAGCGAGAACTCAACGCGCCGGGGTCGATCCTGCTCGTCGCCGAGGCCGACGACGGCGACGACGGTCCCGTGGCGTTCGCACACGCCGTCGTCACCGGCGGCGAGGCGACGATCCTCCGGCTGTACGTCCACCCGGAGGCGCGGCGTGAGGGGATCGGCAAGGAACTGCTCGGACGGACGATCCGCGAAGCGTCCGACCGCGCGGCCGACCGGATCAGGGCGATGGTCCTCGCCGAGAACGACCTGGGGGACGCCTTCTACCGGACGGCAGGATTCGAATCCGTCGAGACGGGAGAGACGGTGATCGGCGGCGAGCGCTACGAGGAGACGACGTACGAGCTTCGGGACTGGGACGTCGAGGGGTGA
- a CDS encoding rubrerythrin-like domain-containing protein, whose protein sequence is MGDAVRLEYECVRCGFRQTPDDALVSTCPRCGGEMHNVVPIDS, encoded by the coding sequence ATGGGAGACGCCGTGAGACTCGAGTACGAGTGCGTCCGGTGTGGCTTCCGGCAGACGCCGGACGATGCACTCGTGAGTACCTGTCCACGATGCGGGGGCGAGATGCACAACGTGGTTCCGATCGACTCCTGA
- a CDS encoding rubrerythrin-like domain-containing protein, protein MAPADPYTPSGAYYECHSCGYRGTAAHTPGSCPKCSSSVKNIGVPQE, encoded by the coding sequence ATGGCACCTGCCGACCCGTACACACCGAGTGGAGCCTACTACGAGTGTCACAGCTGCGGCTACCGGGGAACGGCGGCGCACACGCCGGGGTCGTGCCCCAAGTGTAGCAGCAGTGTAAAGAACATCGGCGTCCCACAGGAGTAA
- the ccsA gene encoding cytochrome c biogenesis protein CcsA, with amino-acid sequence MTIGTVLVAVALLAGLAATVVLFHSYLRRDDRYVDAVTPLIGATAGLLVIALGYLTYQFVVTDYSNAYVWNNTANYIPVLYRITGVYAGNEGSVLLWAAFTAVVALWAAVVRGLDGRDTKLVQGITMGIVTYFTAMLFVDSPFRSITQEFPEAGEGFVPLDGTGLNPLLIDPYMAIHPPITFIAYALLTMPFAIGVAHFVSTIRGDGGIFAEWIGSVTRWLRISWLFLTAAIVLGSLWSYTVLGWGGIWAWDPVETAVLIPWLFLTATLHAVMNYRSQSTYATLAPAMTATTLALVVYATAIVRSGVFRSVHSFANDGIGGALLILLAATATLGIGLPFGYWLLREPEKDVDDSRTWLSRTNLLHLAVLGVGLLGFVSVWGLTFPVLNSYVTGIEVEVTGRYYNLWSYPIAIGVLLLLGFYMDYDVQGKRRALISLAVFTAATILAALVAPSETWTLSDVSANDALFYRIVGSASALSVVPPAAYVCLTVVNRALELVPGSPNRNFQLKQAGIAMIHVGFALLVVTLAFSYLFTAQSSLVVADAQNEATLEDAPVHDVPGSSYAVEVTDYRDYRLPEDPDVRNVALSVEQVIDRGEGIHETRQPVYGTVTQVNQGPEATVIQLDNSRIWLGVVGESGETVDVSEGDRVVAVGTVMWDFLPEMQQSDAVVVAEPANVGPVTDPPQALDQTRVEGSSAGLVVYEDGNRIASGEAGQERYVQQGGMEVRNVLVDRGLAHDTYVIAAVDDGTVSLTIRQIPLMTAMRASVGLLLLGMAFVVLFDPAYGLVRSWPRTARQTNAVETSD; translated from the coding sequence ATGACGATCGGAACGGTGCTGGTCGCGGTCGCACTGCTCGCTGGACTGGCAGCGACGGTCGTGTTGTTCCACAGTTACCTGCGTCGTGACGACCGGTACGTCGACGCCGTAACCCCGCTGATCGGAGCGACCGCCGGGTTGCTGGTGATCGCCCTCGGCTATCTCACGTACCAGTTCGTCGTCACCGACTACTCGAACGCCTATGTGTGGAACAACACGGCGAACTACATCCCGGTTCTCTACCGCATAACTGGCGTGTACGCTGGTAACGAAGGATCGGTCTTGCTGTGGGCGGCGTTTACAGCCGTCGTAGCCCTCTGGGCGGCCGTCGTTCGTGGGCTAGACGGCCGTGACACGAAACTCGTCCAGGGGATCACGATGGGCATCGTCACCTACTTTACGGCGATGCTGTTCGTCGACAGTCCGTTCCGGTCGATCACCCAGGAGTTCCCCGAAGCGGGCGAGGGGTTCGTCCCCCTCGACGGAACGGGACTCAATCCGCTGTTGATCGACCCGTACATGGCGATTCACCCACCGATCACGTTCATCGCTTACGCGCTGTTGACGATGCCGTTCGCCATCGGCGTCGCACACTTCGTCTCGACGATCCGTGGCGACGGTGGGATCTTCGCCGAGTGGATCGGCAGCGTCACGCGCTGGCTTCGAATCTCGTGGCTGTTTCTCACCGCCGCCATCGTCCTGGGATCGCTGTGGTCGTACACCGTCCTCGGCTGGGGCGGCATCTGGGCGTGGGACCCCGTCGAGACTGCAGTGTTGATTCCGTGGCTGTTCCTCACGGCGACGCTCCACGCCGTCATGAACTACCGGTCCCAGTCGACGTACGCGACGCTCGCACCCGCGATGACCGCCACAACGCTGGCGCTCGTCGTCTACGCGACGGCCATCGTCCGAAGCGGCGTGTTCCGCAGCGTCCACTCGTTCGCCAACGACGGGATCGGTGGTGCGTTGCTGATCCTGCTCGCGGCGACCGCGACGCTCGGCATCGGCCTCCCGTTCGGTTACTGGCTGCTCAGGGAGCCAGAGAAGGACGTCGACGACTCGCGGACGTGGCTCAGCCGAACGAACCTGTTGCACCTCGCCGTCCTCGGCGTCGGACTGCTCGGGTTCGTCTCCGTCTGGGGACTCACCTTCCCCGTTCTCAACAGCTACGTGACCGGCATAGAAGTCGAGGTAACGGGACGGTACTACAACCTCTGGAGCTATCCGATCGCGATCGGTGTGTTACTGTTGCTCGGCTTCTACATGGACTACGACGTCCAGGGGAAGCGTCGCGCGCTGATCTCGCTCGCCGTCTTCACCGCCGCGACGATCCTCGCGGCACTGGTCGCCCCGAGCGAAACCTGGACGCTGTCGGACGTAAGCGCGAACGACGCGCTGTTCTACCGCATCGTCGGCAGCGCGAGCGCCCTCTCGGTCGTCCCGCCGGCGGCGTACGTCTGTCTCACCGTCGTCAACCGCGCACTCGAGCTCGTTCCCGGCTCGCCGAACCGGAACTTCCAGCTCAAACAGGCGGGGATCGCGATGATTCACGTCGGCTTCGCGCTCCTCGTGGTCACGCTGGCGTTTTCCTACCTGTTTACCGCCCAGTCGTCGCTGGTCGTCGCCGACGCCCAGAACGAGGCGACACTCGAGGACGCGCCGGTTCACGACGTGCCGGGCTCTTCGTACGCCGTCGAAGTCACCGACTACCGCGACTACCGGCTGCCGGAAGATCCCGACGTGCGAAACGTCGCGCTCTCGGTCGAGCAGGTGATCGATCGCGGCGAGGGGATACACGAGACGAGACAGCCGGTCTACGGGACCGTGACCCAGGTGAACCAGGGACCGGAGGCGACGGTGATCCAGCTCGACAACTCGAGAATCTGGCTCGGCGTAGTCGGTGAAAGCGGCGAGACTGTCGACGTCTCGGAGGGCGATCGGGTCGTCGCGGTCGGCACCGTCATGTGGGACTTCCTCCCGGAGATGCAACAGTCCGACGCGGTCGTCGTGGCCGAACCGGCGAACGTCGGTCCGGTCACCGATCCCCCGCAAGCGCTGGATCAGACGCGCGTCGAAGGAAGTTCCGCCGGGCTCGTCGTCTACGAGGACGGCAACCGGATCGCGAGCGGCGAGGCCGGACAGGAGCGCTACGTCCAGCAGGGCGGAATGGAGGTCCGGAACGTCCTCGTCGATCGTGGACTCGCCCACGACACGTACGTCATCGCGGCGGTCGACGACGGGACCGTCTCGCTGACGATTCGGCAGATCCCACTGATGACCGCGATGCGTGCGAGCGTCGGCCTGTTGCTCCTGGGAATGGCCTTCGTCGTCCTGTTCGACCCCGCCTACGGCCTCGTTCGATCGTGGCCGCGAACCGCCCGCCAAACGAACGCCGTCGAAACATCTGATTAA
- a CDS encoding cytochrome c biogenesis CcdA family protein: MLDSPGIAAVFVAGVLTALTPCCLPMLPPLLAGSVGHRLRPLAIVSGSITSFTALGVVTALVGSVTPDTFRLPFVAMIIAFGAIMADDDLHAAYTTRASRITGPATRFTTSVEDTHHPLVGGFVLGTFLGVIWLPCVGPVLGSVLAFVGTSGNTTQSAALLFTYGVGFSIPLLIVAYGGKRASGWLTRRVRSLNRPALVRRLSGYALVVTGIGLLFELDKAVLAALV, translated from the coding sequence ATGCTTGACTCTCCAGGGATCGCCGCAGTCTTTGTCGCGGGGGTGTTGACTGCGCTTACGCCCTGCTGTCTCCCGATGCTCCCGCCATTGCTCGCGGGCAGCGTCGGTCACCGGCTCCGCCCGCTTGCCATCGTCTCCGGAAGCATTACGTCGTTTACTGCACTCGGCGTCGTGACCGCACTGGTCGGTTCGGTCACGCCCGACACGTTTCGCCTGCCGTTCGTGGCGATGATCATCGCGTTCGGCGCGATCATGGCCGACGACGACCTCCACGCCGCGTACACGACCCGCGCCTCGAGAATCACCGGTCCGGCGACCCGGTTTACCACGTCCGTCGAAGACACACACCACCCGCTGGTCGGCGGGTTCGTCCTCGGGACGTTCCTCGGGGTCATCTGGCTTCCGTGCGTCGGGCCCGTCCTCGGCAGCGTCCTCGCGTTCGTCGGAACGTCCGGAAACACGACACAGAGCGCGGCGTTGCTGTTCACGTATGGCGTCGGATTCTCGATCCCGCTTCTGATCGTCGCGTACGGCGGAAAGCGAGCGAGTGGCTGGCTCACTCGACGCGTCCGGTCGTTGAACCGCCCAGCGCTGGTGCGGCGTCTGAGCGGCTACGCCCTCGTCGTGACGGGGATCGGCCTGCTCTTCGAACTCGACAAGGCCGTGCTGGCAGCGCTGGTCTGA